The genome window CTTGGCGATGTTTAGTTAAGAAAGGCCCAagtggctgggtatggtggtacagtcctttaattccagccctctagaggcagaggcaggcagattgagTTTGAGGTccgcctggtctacacagtaagaccctatctcaaggggggggggaaaggaagaaaaaagaaagaaaagaaacgacCAAGTAGTACTGAATATGTGGCTCAGAAGCACACCCGTGTGGTACATATCTACCACGTGTGGCCCTGGGGACGATCTTCAGTACCCAAGTTGGGAAAGACATGACTGAGTGAGCGAATGAGCgcttctctctgctctccaccTTCCAGCCTCTGGGGCCACTCCTCCCCCTggccctggcttccctgggctCCATCCACACTGACCATGTCTTTGGGCCTTTGCCCTTATCCCATGTGCCACAGCTCTTCACATGGCTGCCTCCCTGTCATCCGCCCCGGGGGGAGGCCCGTGATCAGCCGCTCTCCCGCCTTCTGACTCACTCCCTCTAccctctctgtattttttttcctagcGGTTTCTTTTCCCTCACATGTTTCTAGCTCCCCCCAGACTAGGTTGTCCGTTCTGAGATGGGAACCATGTGTGTTCCATTTGcctctgtaatctcagccctgagCTGGTTACAGCTCTCCGCCCCTCCGAGGCGCTCAGGAAAGTGAGTGAAAGCTGAGGAACAGAGTTCCCTGACATTTTCCGGGACGAAATTCCTCCTGCCACGGTGGCTCCTGGTCATCTCTGGGTACCCCCTCAACCTCTTCAACAATTCacccctttcctgtctccttcctcctccagcccctgcccaCCTGCATCCAATTGGGTTCAGCATGGCGAACTTCACACCCGTCAATGGCAGCTCAGCCAATCAGTCTGTGCGCCTGGTCACGGCAACCCACAACCACCTGGAGACAGTGGAGATGGTGTTCATTGCCACGGTGACAGGCTCCTTGAGCCTGGTGACTGTTGTGGGGAACATCCTGGTGATGCTGTCCATCAAGGTCAACAGGCAGCTGCAGACAGTCAACAACTACTTCCTGTTCAGCCTGGCGTGCGCCGACCTCATCATAGGTGCGTTCTCCATGAACCTCTACACCGTGTATATCATCAAGGGCTACTGGCCCCTGGGCGCGGTGGTCTGCGACCTGTGGCTGGCTCTGGACTATGTAGTGAGCAACGCCTCTGTCATGAACCTTCTCATCATCAGCTTCGACCGCTACTTCTGCGTCACCAAACCCCTCACCTACCCTGCCCGCCGCACCACGAAGATGGCCGGCCTCATGATTGCGGCTGCCTGGGTCCTGTCCTTCGTGCTCTGGGCCCCTGCCATCTTGTTCTGGCAGTTTGTGGTGGGCAAGAGGACAGTGCCTGATAACCAGTGTTTCATCCAGTTCTTATCCAACCCGGCAGTGACCTTTGGCACGGCCATTGCGGCCTTCTACCTTCCCGTGGTCATCATGACGGTGCTGTACATTCACATCTCACTGGCCAGCCGCAGTCGAGTCCACAAGCATCGACCCGAGGGCCCCAAGGAGAAGAAGGCCAAGACGCTGGCTTTCCTCAAGAGCCCCCTGATGAAGCCGAGTATCAAGAAGCCTCCGCCAGGGGGCGCCTCTCGAGAGGAACTGCGCAACGGGAAGCTAGAAGAGGCCCCTCCGCCagccctgcccccgcccccgcgCCCAGTGGCCGACAAGGACACGTCCAATGAGTCTAGCTCGGGCAGCGCCACCCAGAACACCAAGGAACGGCCACCCACAGAGCTGTCCACCACAGAGGCCACCACACCAGCCCTGCCCGCCCCTACCCTGCAGCCGCCACGGACCCTCAACCCCGCTTCTAAATGGTCCAAGATTCAGATTGTAACAAAGCAGACGGGCAATGAGTGCGTGACAGCCATCGAGATTGTACCCGCCACGCCAGCTGGCATGCGCCCAGCAGCCAATGTGGCCCGAAAGTTCGCCAGCATCGCTCGCAACCAGGTGCGCAAGAAGCGGCAGATGGCGGCCCGTGAGCGCAAAGTGACTCGGACCATCTTTGCCATCCTGCTGGCCTTCATCCTCACCTGGACGCCCTACAATGTCATGGTCCTGGTGAACACCTTTTGCCAGAGCTGTATCCCCGAGCGGGTGTGGTCCATCGGCTACTGGCTCTGCTACGTCAACAGCACCATCAACCCTGCCTGCTACGCGCTCTGCAACGCCACTTTCAAAAAGACCTTCCGGCACCTCCTGCTGTGCCAGTATCGGAACATCGGCACAGCCAGGTAGACAGGCAGGTGCCCTAGGAGGTGCTGGTGTCATGAGTGTGTCCCGGGGAACCACGTGGGCTCACCGGCAGTGGAGGAGAGAGTAGGCGGCCCCATTCTGAGTTCGCATCTGCTCAAGAGAACAGGTCTCTTAGACAGTGAGGCACCAGAGGCTCCTCGCTGGGTCTGGAGAGCAGATCTCTACCGAAGCCCAGGAGGCTTAGCCCAGGGAGGGTCTGAACTGGCACCCCCTGGCCCCTGCCTGTCACCCTGCCTCAGGAGGACGGGGAACAATGGCTGGGAGTGGGCAGCTGCCCTGTCAAGGCCAACGATCGGCAGAGGTGGAAGAAGGAACAGGAGAGCAGAGGCCAGGAGCATCTTGAGAGGAGCAAAGGAGCCAGGCTTGGAAGGGTGGGGGACCCCGTTCTGCTGTAATAATCGGTGCTTTCCGCCTCCctgcaccccctccccctgcatgtAGGCTCAGCCTTTCCCTTGCACCCAAGTCCCACTCCAGGGTGAGAGATTTTCCTGCCATGGTTGCTCAGCCAGGCTCTGGGTGGGGGAAAGCCAGGCTGAGGTGTCCTGTCACTTCTGTCCCTTTCCTGGCCAGCAGTCACATATGGACGGGGCAACTGGGAAGCCAAGCCAAGATACAGACTCCAGGGGACCAAGACAGTCAAATAGTGGTGGGTCTTGCTGTCCAGAGCACCCCCCGCCCCAGGTCACACATCCAATGAAGGGCAGGTTCCCTCTGCCTCTGCGCGAGGGAAGGAGGGGCCCCAGGGAAAGAAGGGGCGGCAGGGGACCCTGGTCCATACAG of Peromyscus maniculatus bairdii isolate BWxNUB_F1_BW_parent chromosome 4, HU_Pman_BW_mat_3.1, whole genome shotgun sequence contains these proteins:
- the Chrm4 gene encoding muscarinic acetylcholine receptor M4; amino-acid sequence: MANFTPVNGSSANQSVRLVTATHNHLETVEMVFIATVTGSLSLVTVVGNILVMLSIKVNRQLQTVNNYFLFSLACADLIIGAFSMNLYTVYIIKGYWPLGAVVCDLWLALDYVVSNASVMNLLIISFDRYFCVTKPLTYPARRTTKMAGLMIAAAWVLSFVLWAPAILFWQFVVGKRTVPDNQCFIQFLSNPAVTFGTAIAAFYLPVVIMTVLYIHISLASRSRVHKHRPEGPKEKKAKTLAFLKSPLMKPSIKKPPPGGASREELRNGKLEEAPPPALPPPPRPVADKDTSNESSSGSATQNTKERPPTELSTTEATTPALPAPTLQPPRTLNPASKWSKIQIVTKQTGNECVTAIEIVPATPAGMRPAANVARKFASIARNQVRKKRQMAARERKVTRTIFAILLAFILTWTPYNVMVLVNTFCQSCIPERVWSIGYWLCYVNSTINPACYALCNATFKKTFRHLLLCQYRNIGTAR